The following proteins are encoded in a genomic region of Pseudorca crassidens isolate mPseCra1 chromosome 1, mPseCra1.hap1, whole genome shotgun sequence:
- the LOC137218905 gene encoding alpha-1-antitrypsin-like, translated as MASSITWGLLLLAGLCCLVPVSLAEGLQGHAVQETDASQQDREHRQEAACHKIAPNLVDFAFSVYRQVAHESNATNIFFSPVSIATAFAMLSLGTKGDTHTEILEGLDFNLTTRIEAEIHEGFQHLLHTLNQPDNKLQLTTGNGLFINESAKLVSKFLEDVKNLYHSEAFSINFRDAEEAKKKINDYVKKGSQGKIVDLVDDLDQDTVFALVNYIFFKGKWEKPFEEEHTTERDFHVDEETTVKVPMMNRLGMFDLHYCDRLTSWVLLMDYVGNATAVFILPDQGKLQHLEDQLSKELLAKVLEKRYASSANLHLPKLSISGTYDLKTLLGKLGITKVFSNGADLSGITEEVPLKLSKAVHKAVLTIDEKGTEATGATILEAIPMSIPPEVEYNRPFFFIIYDKSTKTPLFMGKVVNPTQK; from the exons ATGGCATCCTCCATCACGTGGGGCCTCCTCCTGCTGGCAGGCCTGTGCTGCCTGGTCCCCGTCTCATTGGCTGAGGGTCTCCAGGGACACGCTGTCCAGGAGACAGACGCATCCCAGCAGGATCGTGAGCACCGCCAGGAAGCAGCCTGCCACAAGATCGCCCCCAACCTGGTCGACTTCGCCTTCAGCGTGTACCGCCAAGTGGCCCATGAGTCCAATGCCACCAACATCTTCTTCTCCCCAGTGAGCATCGCTACAGCCTTTGCGATGCTCTCCCTGGGGACCAAGGGTGACACTCACACCGAGATCCTGGAGGGCCTAGATTTCAACCTCACTACAAGAATAGAGGCTGAGATCCACGAAGGTTTCCAGcatcttctccacaccctcaaccAGCCAGACAACAAGCTGCAGCTGACCACTGGCAACGGCCTGTTCATCAACGAGAGCGCGAAGCTAGTGAGTAAGTTTCTGGAGGATGTCAAGAACCTGTACCACTCTGAAGCCTTCTCCATCAACTTCAGGGATGCTGAAGAGGCCAAGAAAAAGATCAACGATTACGTAAAGAAGGGAAGCCAAGGAAAAATTGTGGATCTGGTAGATGATCTTGACCAAGACACAGTTTTTGCTCTGGTGAATTACATATTCTTTAAAG GAAAATGGGAGAAGCCCTTTGAGGAAGAGCACACCACAGAGAGGGACTTCCACGTGGATGAGGAAACCACCGTGAAGGTGCCCATGATGAACCGCCTGGGCATGTTTGACCTCCACTACTGCGACAGGCTCACCAGCTGGGTACTGCTGATGGACTACGTGGGGAACGCCACCGCCGTCTTCATCCTGCCCGACCAGGGGAAACTGCAGCATCTGGAGGACCAGCTCAGCAAGGAGCTTCTCGCCAAGGTCCTGGAAAAGAGATACGCAAG TTCTGCCAATTTACACTTGCCCAAACTGTCCATTTCTGGAACCTACGATCTGAAAACTCTCCTGGGTAAACTGGGCATCACCAAGGTCTTCAGCAACGGGGCTGACCTCTCAGGGATCACCGAGGAAGTGCCTCTGAAGCTGTCCAAG GCGGTGCACAAGGCTGTGCTGACCATCGATGAGAAAGGGACAGAAGCTACGGGGGCCACGATTCTGGAAGCCATCCCCATGTCAATTCCCCCGGAAGTCGAATACAACAGACCCTTCTTCTTCATCATCTACGATAAAAGCACCAAGACTCCCCTCTTCATGGGAAAGGTGGTGAATCCCACCCAAAAATAA